A single window of Coffea eugenioides isolate CCC68of chromosome 7, Ceug_1.0, whole genome shotgun sequence DNA harbors:
- the LOC113776799 gene encoding putative UDP-rhamnose:rhamnosyltransferase 1 — MADNRKLHVAVFPWLAFGHLIPFFEVAKFIAQKGHKISFLSTPRNMNRLPTLPPDLVPCFDFVNLTLPRIENLPENAEATMDVPPEDIHFLKKAFDGLEDELTQFLESSTPDWIIYDFAPYWLPPIAAQLRISRAHFFVINAWFLDFFGPTSVMIDSPKKDLTLKDYTAPPKWIPFPTNLAYRMYEWKRTLETSNKPGGSVTDTYRLGSAISGCDMIIIRHCFEFEPLWLNLLEELHHKPVIPLGLMPPGDQEIETIDKNESWVAIKEWLDEQKKLSAVYVALGSEVGLSQDELTELALGLELSGLSFFWALRRSDSLELPNGFLERVKDRGIVWETWAPQSKILSHDSVGSFLTHCGWSSIIEGLEFGRALIMLPIAVDQGLNARILVDSKVGVEIPRDENDGSFTRNSVAESVKKVTVCEDGQIFRDKAKELSYVFGDKDMHNRYMNSFIEYLENHRPLEIGL, encoded by the coding sequence ATGGCTGACAATAGGAAATTACACGTAGCAGTGTTCCCATGGCTAGCATTTGGCCACCTGATTCCATTTTTTGAGGTGGCCAAATTCATAGCTCAAAAGGGCCACAAAATTTCCTTCCTATCCACCCCTAGGAACATGAATCGCTTGCCAACTTTGCCTCCAGACTTAGTCCCGTGTTTTGATTTCGTTAATCTCACATTACCAAGGATAGAAAACCTTCCCGAAAATGCAGAGGCCACTATGGATGTTCCCCCTGAAGACATCCATTTTCTCAAGAAAGCATTTGATGGTCTTGAAGATGAGTTGACTCAGTTCCTTGAGTCTTCAACTCCTGATTGGATTATTTACGATTTTGCTCCTTATTGGTTACCTCCCATTGCTGCTCAGCTTAGAATTTCTCGTGCCCATTTCTTTGTGATTAATGCATggtttttggatttttttggacCAACATCGGTCATGATCGATTCCCCCAAGAAAGATTTGACTCTTAAGGATTACACTGCCCCCCCGAAATGGATTCCATTTCCTACGAATTTAGCATATAGGATGTACGAGTGGAAACGGACTCTGGAGACGTCAAACAAGCCTGGAGGGAGCGTTACTGATACGTATCGGCTTGGCTCGGCCATATCGGGGTGTGACATGATTATAATTCGTCACTGCTTCGAGTTTGAACCGTTATGGTTGAACCTGCTCGAAGAACTTCATCATAAGCCAGTCATTCCACTGGGTCTCATGCCACCAGGTgatcaagaaattgaaaccaTTGACAAAAATGAATCGTGGGTTGCAATCAAGGAGTGGCTTGATGAGCAGAAGAAGTTGTCTGCGGTTTATGTAGCTTTGGGGAGTGAGGTGGGACTGAGTCAAGATGAACTCACTGAGTTAGCTCTTGGATTGGAGCTGTCAGGTTTAAGCTTCTTCTGGGCTTTAAGGAGGTCTGATTCGTTGGAGCTACCAAATGGGTTTCTGGAGAGAGTTAAGGACCGAGGGATTGTATGGGAAACTTGGGCTCCCCAATCCAAGATACTAAGTCATGACTCGGTCGGCAGTTTCTTGACCCACTGTGGCTGGAGTTCTATAATTGAGGGACTTGAGTTTGGTCGAGCACTAATAATGTTACCAATAGCTGTTGATCAAGGTTTGAATGCAAGGATTCTGGTGGATTCAAAGGTGGGTGTAGAAATTCCAAGAGATGAAAATGATGGTTCTTTCACTAGAAATTCTGTGGCCGAGTCAGTTAAGAAAGTAACAGTTTGTGAAGATGGTCAGATTTTCAGGGATAAAGCAAAGGAACTGAGTTATGTATTTGGAGATAAAGATATGCACAATAGGTACATGAACAGCTTCATTGAGTATCTGGAAAACCATAGGCCTCTGGAAATTGGACTGTGA